The following are from one region of the Rosettibacter firmus genome:
- a CDS encoding LytR/AlgR family response regulator transcription factor — MKIRTIIIDDEPHAREGLRIRLQEYDSIEIIEECSSGVEAIEKINALSPDLIFLDIQMPEMNGFEVLKNIKSEKTPVVIFITAYDKYALKAFEFHAVDYLLKPIDNVRLKNALDYAINHIHNRNAKYYSEKLKAIADEYLSLISAREKFKAEEKFLNKILVKNKNVIKVISVPDIYWFEAHGDYVYIHCNSEKYILLDSLSALEKKLNPDMFIRIHRSSIVNIEQVEKLKPNEHGDFEVFLKNGTKLKLSRTYKENFQKIFGNKI, encoded by the coding sequence TTGAAAATAAGAACAATTATAATTGATGATGAACCACATGCAAGAGAAGGTTTAAGAATTCGTTTACAGGAATATGATAGTATTGAAATAATTGAAGAATGTTCTTCTGGAGTTGAAGCAATTGAAAAAATAAATGCTTTGTCTCCAGACCTTATTTTTCTTGATATTCAAATGCCTGAAATGAATGGTTTTGAAGTTTTAAAAAATATTAAGAGTGAAAAAACTCCAGTTGTAATTTTTATTACTGCTTACGATAAATATGCACTTAAAGCATTTGAATTCCATGCAGTTGATTATCTTCTGAAGCCTATTGATAATGTTCGTTTAAAAAATGCACTGGATTATGCCATTAATCATATTCATAATCGTAATGCGAAATATTATTCAGAAAAATTAAAAGCTATTGCAGATGAATATTTAAGTCTAATTTCTGCTCGGGAAAAATTTAAAGCTGAAGAAAAGTTTCTAAATAAAATTCTGGTTAAAAATAAAAATGTAATAAAAGTAATTTCAGTTCCAGATATTTATTGGTTCGAAGCTCATGGTGACTATGTATACATTCATTGTAATTCTGAAAAATATATTTTACTTGATTCTTTATCTGCACTCGAGAAAAAATTAAATCCCGATATGTTTATAAGAATTCATCGTTCATCTATAGTTAATATTGAACAGGTTGAAAAATTAAAACCGAATGAACACGGAGATTTTGAAGTATTTCTGAAAAATGGAACAAAGTTGAAATTAAGCAGAACTTATAAAGAAAATTTCCAGAAAATTTTTGGAAACAAAATATAG
- a CDS encoding serine hydrolase domain-containing protein, translated as MADKNFNKLIEMDSFLINYNKSNPVTHSLIIYKDNKLIFEKYYNGFNENKLSNLKSVTKSITSLLIGIAIDKRLIKNENQKLIDIMPELYNGNIDERKKEITIRHLLTMSAGFEWNNFGGKWRTGWDNSKNQNKYLIEKVPFKNNPGEVWNYNSGLSHLLSGIIKKVSGVNTLEFARKNLFDPLDIKNIKWEKSSDGNEKGNSELWLRPKDLAKIGLMILNEGKWNNKKIISKSWIDKSTKKYFDGFPQIGGYGYHWHTRKFGKYNSYLAAGWGGQFLIVIPAKNLVVVNTSKWNVPKSTYIIFDVIEKYLINL; from the coding sequence ATGGCAGATAAAAACTTTAATAAATTAATTGAAATGGATTCATTTTTAATTAATTATAATAAATCCAATCCCGTAACTCATAGTTTAATTATTTATAAAGACAATAAACTGATATTTGAAAAATATTATAATGGATTTAATGAGAATAAATTAAGCAACCTGAAATCTGTTACCAAAAGTATAACTTCTTTATTAATTGGAATTGCCATCGATAAAAGATTAATAAAAAATGAGAATCAAAAATTAATAGATATTATGCCTGAACTATATAATGGAAATATTGATGAAAGAAAAAAAGAGATTACAATTCGTCATTTGTTGACAATGAGTGCTGGATTTGAATGGAATAACTTTGGAGGTAAATGGAGAACGGGGTGGGACAATTCTAAAAATCAAAATAAATATTTAATTGAAAAAGTACCTTTTAAAAATAATCCTGGAGAAGTCTGGAATTATAATAGTGGTCTTTCTCATCTTTTATCTGGAATAATTAAAAAAGTTTCTGGTGTTAATACATTAGAATTTGCAAGAAAAAATTTATTTGATCCTTTAGACATTAAAAATATTAAATGGGAAAAGTCATCTGATGGAAACGAAAAAGGAAATTCTGAATTATGGTTAAGACCAAAAGACCTTGCAAAAATTGGTTTAATGATTTTAAATGAAGGGAAATGGAATAATAAAAAAATTATAAGTAAAAGCTGGATTGATAAATCAACTAAAAAATATTTTGATGGTTTTCCACAAATTGGTGGTTATGGATATCATTGGCACACAAGAAAATTTGGGAAATACAACTCATATCTCGCTGCAGGATGGGGAGGGCAATTTTTAATTGTTATTCCAGCCAAGAATTTAGTTGTAGTAAATACATCGAAGTGGAATGTTCCAAAATCAACATATATTATTTTTGATGTCATCGAAAAATATTTAATCAATCTGTAA
- a CDS encoding pectinesterase family protein, producing MKKILTVLIILLLAFQAYSQNRAFVEWKCVPPDSQNVSVVQGNLIGFPQIGSKNFVVRSYSGTNAGPLGTNQRWWPFDGTNPISWGNETGQVDSRYVQFSLMPKTGNSFHADSISLWLGGGGTSYMRVNIWYSIGSSFINAQKLNTNPLVLGNNNDSLYVFKINAQVNDGDTLFVRIYPWYESSPSTSKYLYIQDVKIWGTTKGKTYQASATWPLTNPADGGTGFSVITTGQITAQDEFFKNTEINQYTGPNNSQRIRMAGTNNTWPAGLTDQIDSVYVQFSVAPKSGYTLYVNKISLDMGAKSSSTFKANLWISTKEDFSNAIKLNYQTSDQSGHNYLNATALEHFEFDENIIVKSGEKFYLRIYPWHESSTVSTGKYLCLQNIVIAGEVEGSPVLSKVIWPYEDGEEFITTGPVLGEPVKYSSTMKFYGTTQLPDLNGNNLKCGAIQTVSKTWYAEPNPTDTLYFQYTAKPKFGGTFYVDSISLYMGGWFSSNLRAAVYYSKDSTFSTKNLLINDTSLVGNKVSKYGAKLEETINTGEKFYLRIYPHNTKAEGWAKLIAVDSVQIMGTVLGVTADPPVVITNQVTDISTTFATCGGNIPNDGGAIVTLRGVCWNTTGNPTIQDNKTEDGGGSGSFVSKITGLNPGTKYFVRAYAINEAGISYGEQVEFVTLDSLSVPVVKTNPITNILAKTATSGGEVLSWGGDTVIVRGICWNKTGNPTINDFRTENGKGLGKFTSILYPLEPNTTYYVRAYAINSKGAGYGEELSFTTQQLAPAVTKIVAKDGSGDYTSVQAAFNDVPDYYTGPYTIFVKKGIYYEKLLLSASKTNVILKGEDRDSTILNYDDYAGKNNLGTSGSYSVAIDADDFTAMNITFQNTIKNDGSHGGNEQAVALRVNGDRQQYFNCRLLGYQDTYYTWGGRGAGRIYMKNCYIEGSVDFIFGRDIVVFDSCEIHINREGGTLTAASTDAESKFGYVFRDCKITADSIGFDGRRITSFVLGRPWQAKPRTVFINCYEPASLNPAGWSTWNVTPALYAEYKCYGPGSDISKRLTSISRQLTDEEAKEYTLQNIFSKNTNPNFGYDWMPDVITAVEESEANTKVIPENYSLSQNYPNPFNPTTTINYTLPKVTKVQLFIFNVLGERVTTLVNEIQNPGYYKIQFDASRLSSGVYFYQIITDDFVMTKKMILLK from the coding sequence ATGAAAAAAATATTAACAGTGTTAATTATTTTATTATTAGCTTTTCAGGCTTACTCACAAAATAGAGCCTTTGTTGAGTGGAAATGTGTTCCACCAGATAGCCAGAATGTTTCTGTTGTGCAGGGGAATTTGATTGGATTTCCACAAATTGGTTCGAAAAATTTTGTTGTAAGAAGTTATTCAGGTACAAATGCTGGTCCACTTGGTACAAATCAAAGATGGTGGCCATTTGATGGCACCAATCCAATTTCATGGGGAAATGAAACAGGTCAGGTCGATTCACGTTATGTTCAGTTTTCATTAATGCCAAAGACTGGAAATAGCTTTCATGCAGATTCAATTTCATTATGGCTTGGTGGCGGTGGAACGAGTTATATGCGTGTAAATATTTGGTATTCAATTGGTTCTTCATTTATTAATGCACAAAAGTTAAATACTAATCCGCTTGTACTTGGGAATAATAATGATTCATTATATGTTTTTAAAATCAATGCACAGGTTAATGATGGAGATACACTTTTTGTAAGAATTTATCCCTGGTATGAAAGTTCACCTTCAACATCAAAATACCTTTATATTCAGGATGTAAAAATATGGGGTACAACAAAAGGAAAAACTTATCAAGCTTCTGCCACCTGGCCTTTAACTAATCCAGCTGATGGAGGAACTGGATTTTCAGTTATTACAACTGGACAGATTACAGCACAAGATGAATTTTTCAAGAATACTGAAATTAATCAATATACAGGTCCAAATAACAGTCAAAGAATTAGAATGGCAGGTACAAACAATACCTGGCCTGCTGGTTTAACTGATCAAATAGATTCTGTTTATGTTCAGTTTTCTGTTGCTCCTAAATCTGGCTATACTTTATATGTCAATAAAATATCGCTTGATATGGGTGCAAAAAGTTCGAGTACTTTTAAAGCCAATTTGTGGATTTCAACAAAAGAAGATTTTAGCAATGCAATTAAATTAAATTATCAAACAAGTGACCAATCAGGTCATAATTATCTTAATGCAACTGCATTAGAGCATTTTGAATTTGATGAGAATATAATTGTTAAATCAGGTGAAAAATTTTACTTGAGAATCTATCCATGGCACGAGAGTTCTACTGTTTCAACAGGAAAATATTTGTGTTTACAGAATATTGTAATTGCAGGCGAAGTAGAAGGAAGTCCAGTATTATCAAAAGTTATCTGGCCATATGAAGATGGAGAAGAATTTATAACAACTGGTCCAGTTCTGGGAGAACCTGTTAAATATAGTTCAACTATGAAATTTTATGGAACAACACAATTACCAGATTTAAATGGAAATAATTTGAAATGCGGTGCTATACAAACAGTATCTAAAACCTGGTATGCTGAACCAAATCCAACTGATACATTATATTTTCAATATACAGCTAAACCAAAATTTGGTGGCACTTTTTATGTTGATTCTATTTCACTTTACATGGGGGGCTGGTTCTCAAGTAATCTTAGAGCAGCTGTTTATTATTCAAAAGATTCAACATTCTCTACAAAAAATTTATTGATTAATGATACATCACTTGTTGGAAATAAAGTAAGTAAATATGGAGCTAAATTAGAAGAAACAATTAATACTGGAGAAAAATTTTATCTTAGAATTTATCCACATAATACAAAAGCTGAAGGATGGGCAAAATTAATTGCAGTTGATAGTGTTCAAATTATGGGAACTGTCCTGGGTGTTACAGCAGATCCACCTGTAGTAATAACGAATCAGGTTACAGATATTTCAACTACATTTGCAACTTGCGGTGGAAATATTCCCAATGATGGTGGTGCTATTGTTACATTGAGAGGAGTATGCTGGAATACAACCGGCAATCCAACAATTCAGGATAATAAAACGGAAGATGGTGGTGGTTCCGGTTCATTTGTAAGCAAAATAACAGGATTAAATCCCGGAACAAAATATTTTGTTCGTGCTTATGCTATAAATGAAGCAGGCATTTCTTATGGAGAACAGGTAGAATTCGTAACACTGGATTCATTATCTGTTCCTGTTGTTAAAACAAATCCAATTACGAATATCCTGGCTAAAACAGCAACAAGTGGTGGCGAAGTTCTAAGCTGGGGTGGTGATACAGTAATTGTTAGAGGCATATGCTGGAATAAAACAGGTAATCCAACGATTAATGATTTCAGAACTGAAAATGGTAAAGGACTCGGGAAATTTACCAGCATTTTATATCCTTTAGAACCAAATACTACTTATTATGTTCGTGCTTACGCAATCAATAGTAAAGGAGCCGGTTATGGTGAAGAACTTTCATTTACAACACAACAGTTAGCACCGGCAGTGACTAAAATTGTAGCAAAAGATGGTAGTGGTGATTATACTTCTGTTCAGGCAGCATTTAATGATGTGCCAGATTATTATACGGGTCCCTATACAATTTTTGTGAAGAAAGGAATTTATTATGAAAAACTTTTACTGTCTGCTTCTAAAACTAATGTAATATTAAAAGGGGAAGACCGAGATAGTACAATTTTAAATTATGATGATTATGCCGGGAAAAATAATTTAGGTACTTCAGGTTCTTACAGCGTTGCCATTGATGCAGACGATTTTACTGCAATGAACATAACATTCCAGAATACAATTAAAAATGATGGATCGCATGGTGGTAATGAACAGGCTGTTGCATTGAGAGTAAATGGCGATCGTCAACAATATTTTAATTGTAGATTGCTTGGTTATCAGGATACTTATTATACCTGGGGTGGTAGAGGTGCAGGAAGAATTTATATGAAGAATTGTTACATCGAAGGATCTGTTGATTTTATCTTTGGAAGAGATATTGTTGTATTTGATTCTTGTGAAATTCACATTAACAGAGAAGGTGGAACTCTAACTGCAGCAAGTACAGATGCAGAATCTAAATTTGGTTATGTTTTTAGAGATTGTAAGATTACTGCTGACTCAATAGGTTTTGATGGTAGAAGAATTACATCATTTGTACTGGGAAGACCATGGCAAGCTAAACCAAGAACAGTATTTATAAATTGTTATGAACCTGCTTCTCTAAATCCTGCTGGATGGTCAACCTGGAATGTTACCCCAGCTCTTTATGCAGAATATAAATGTTATGGACCAGGTTCAGACATTTCAAAAAGATTAACTTCTATTTCAAGACAATTAACAGATGAGGAAGCGAAAGAATATACACTTCAAAATATTTTCTCTAAAAATACAAATCCAAATTTTGGGTATGATTGGATGCCAGATGTTATAACTGCAGTAGAAGAATCTGAAGCAAATACTAAAGTAATTCCAGAGAATTATTCCTTATCACAAAATTATCCCAATCCATTTAATCCAACCACAACAATAAATTATACTCTTCCAAAAGTCACAAAAGTACAGTTGTTTATTTTTAATGTTTTAGGAGAACGAGTTACTACACTGGTTAATGAAATTCAAAATCCTGGTTATTATAAAATTCAATTTGATGCATCCAGACTTTCAAGTGGAGTATATTTTTATCAAATTATCACCGATGATTTTGTAATGACAAAGAAAATGATTCTATTGAAATAA
- a CDS encoding sensor histidine kinase, which translates to MNLYFFNEIYFNKKSGYYHLQLTLFFILSLIALAVAFQHYFIIEPNSKQHFSLFWHIPFNLFYWLFWFFVAPLIYLLVQKYDKNNFKDFLILYIVVPLFFVSIHQIISAVIINLALNYLDLQTLIYRRILRNQWLWVDIVIYFIIEIGIYIVESLEKNKKEEITLSKLKHSITESQINILRNHIHPHFLFNTFNTLSTLILKGDESKALKLIKSIKELLAKSLRENNNSLIPLYEELDLVINYLEIEKLRFGERLNYKINYEKINNVFVPNFILQPLVENSIRHGIAKQNINGLIVINISQNNEHLNIVVEDNGLDVDMDNIFSEKGLGLKIIRRQLEYFFDKDFQFNFSRSELGGLKVLIKFPVIISQLKDANATNK; encoded by the coding sequence ATGAATTTATATTTTTTCAACGAAATTTATTTTAATAAAAAAAGTGGGTATTATCATCTACAGCTCACACTTTTTTTTATTCTCTCATTAATTGCTCTTGCTGTTGCATTTCAACATTATTTTATTATTGAACCTAATTCAAAACAACATTTCAGTTTATTCTGGCATATCCCTTTCAATCTCTTTTACTGGTTATTCTGGTTTTTTGTAGCTCCATTAATTTATTTACTGGTTCAAAAGTATGATAAGAATAATTTCAAAGATTTTTTAATTCTTTACATCGTTGTTCCACTCTTTTTTGTAAGCATTCATCAAATTATTTCTGCGGTTATAATCAATCTTGCTTTAAATTATCTTGATTTACAAACTTTGATTTATAGAAGAATCCTGCGAAATCAATGGTTATGGGTTGATATTGTAATTTATTTTATCATAGAAATAGGAATTTATATTGTAGAAAGTCTGGAGAAAAATAAAAAAGAAGAAATTACGTTGTCGAAGCTAAAACATAGTATAACTGAATCACAAATAAATATATTGAGAAATCATATTCATCCACATTTTTTATTTAATACGTTTAATACTTTATCTACTTTGATATTAAAGGGTGATGAAAGTAAAGCATTGAAGTTAATTAAGAGCATAAAAGAATTGCTGGCAAAATCTCTTCGTGAAAATAATAATTCATTAATCCCGCTTTATGAAGAGTTAGATCTTGTTATCAATTATCTCGAAATAGAAAAATTAAGATTTGGAGAAAGACTTAATTATAAAATTAATTATGAGAAAATTAATAATGTGTTTGTACCAAATTTTATACTTCAGCCTTTGGTTGAAAATTCGATACGACACGGAATTGCTAAACAAAATATAAATGGATTAATAGTAATTAACATATCACAAAACAATGAACATTTAAATATTGTTGTAGAAGATAATGGACTTGATGTAGATATGGATAATATATTTTCAGAAAAAGGTCTTGGATTGAAAATAATTAGAAGACAGCTTGAGTATTTTTTTGATAAAGATTTTCAATTCAATTTTAGCAGGTCTGAACTCGGAGGTTTGAAGGTCTTAATTAAATTTCCTGTTATAATATCACAATTAAAAGATGCTAATGCAACAAATAAATGA
- a CDS encoding histidine kinase yields MQQINDLKKIIDLKIFLPFFILLNFIALINSLQTYFIYHKTINPFILLLLTKLIYNWYFIIIAFVVLILVRLHLKSNRLKIISNVVITTLIICIHQALLYGVESYFLIKKSYSNFYQVIFYNPLVWLDIVMVIFFYLGFYLIKYKNQVKENELKSYQLKEKLSLTKLHELKSKINPDFLHNALDKIAEFIKHHKTKDADNLLNATSDFLRTTLYHERSYSSLNQEINFIEKFLIVKRIITGRKLFLKKNVSEVYNDLLIPSFSLLYAIENLVNIDEEIIIEIISKIDRNDLMVLINFKTENPEEDFEQKLYDFIKNNNNIYLVDNDDSYSLILRIPLIKENQLDEILEGD; encoded by the coding sequence ATGCAACAAATAAATGATTTAAAGAAAATAATTGATTTAAAGATATTTCTCCCATTTTTCATTTTGTTGAATTTTATTGCTTTAATAAATTCATTACAAACATATTTTATTTATCACAAAACGATTAATCCTTTTATTCTCCTTTTATTAACCAAGTTAATTTATAACTGGTATTTCATAATCATTGCTTTTGTTGTTTTAATTCTTGTAAGATTACATTTAAAGAGTAATAGACTTAAAATAATAAGTAATGTAGTTATTACTACTTTGATAATTTGTATTCATCAAGCATTGTTATATGGTGTGGAATCATACTTTTTGATAAAGAAAAGCTATAGTAACTTTTATCAGGTAATTTTTTATAATCCACTGGTGTGGCTCGATATTGTAATGGTGATATTTTTTTATCTGGGATTTTATCTTATAAAATATAAAAATCAAGTAAAGGAAAATGAATTAAAGAGTTATCAGTTAAAAGAGAAACTTTCATTAACAAAATTACATGAGTTAAAAAGTAAAATTAATCCAGATTTTTTGCATAATGCACTGGATAAAATTGCCGAGTTTATTAAACACCACAAAACAAAAGATGCCGATAATTTATTGAATGCCACAAGTGATTTTCTAAGAACAACTTTATATCATGAAAGAAGTTATTCTTCCTTAAATCAAGAAATTAATTTTATTGAAAAGTTCTTAATAGTAAAAAGAATAATTACAGGTAGAAAATTGTTTTTAAAGAAAAATGTGAGTGAAGTTTATAATGATCTTTTAATACCATCTTTTTCTTTGCTCTATGCTATAGAAAATCTTGTGAATATTGATGAAGAAATTATCATAGAAATAATTTCAAAAATTGATAGAAATGATTTGATGGTTCTTATAAATTTCAAAACTGAAAATCCCGAAGAAGATTTTGAGCAAAAATTATATGATTTTATAAAAAACAATAACAACATCTATTTAGTTGATAATGACGATAGTTATTCATTAATATTAAGAATTCCATTAATTAAAGAAAATCAACTTGATGAAATTTTAGAAGGTGATTAA